In one Silene latifolia isolate original U9 population chromosome 10, ASM4854445v1, whole genome shotgun sequence genomic region, the following are encoded:
- the LOC141606427 gene encoding F-box/kelch-repeat protein At3g23880-like, whose amino-acid sequence MSKMSEIKKKQLHSYLSDDLIIQEILTRLPIKSILRFKSVSKQWYSTLSSSDFANAHLMKSPFSHPSAPVNTLLIENDKNYNIFSYDDDDQISGNFEDNLVKLDVDFGVGKDHLILTGCCNGLVCLTSASNEYLIIWNPATRKLHKYPSHGYFKCPDEANHVSITCGFGYASSVDDYKFVGILSVVQGSTRSNIVHVFSMRENRWRNIEFGHDPLFILNLGVFVSDKLYWKAYSKQAGYLLVSFDLAVERFDIINMDWDKSDFLGVMRGCLSKCNYSETFTGDKLLHLMEPPVIVKSITLPKGLKLDMVSQMIGFTKTDKFFVTGSLSDETGDFPCRTLGIVDTCTEPMQYRMLLCFNDELIKIVRYVPSLVSPFPIDKPSEA is encoded by the coding sequence ATGTCAAAAATGTCGGAGATTAAGAAAAAGCAATTACATAGCTACCTCTCTGATGATTTAATAATTCAAGAAATACTTACAAGATTACCCATTAAATCCATTCTTCGATTTAAATCAGTTTCGAAACAATGGTATTCTACTCTTTCTTCTTCCGATTTCGCCAATGCCCATCTTATGAAATCCCCCTTTTCTCACCCTTCTGCTCCTGTTAACACCTTGCTTATAGAAAATGATAAGAATTATAACATTTTctcttatgatgatgatgatcaaatTTCTGGTAATTTTGAAGATAATTTGGTTAAGCTAGACGTCGACTTTGGTGTCGGAAAAGATCATCTTATACTTACAGGTTGCTGCAATGGGTTGGTTTGTTTAACCTCAGCTTCGAATGAATACTTGATTATATGGAACCCAGCTACCCGTAAGCTGCACAAATATCCGTCACATGGGTATTTTAAGTGTCCTGATGAAGCTAATCATGTTAGTATAACTTGTGGATTTGGATATGCATCCTCTGTTGATGACTATAAATTTGTTGGAATATTGTCAGTAGTTCAAGGGAGCACAAGAAGTAATATTGTTCATGTCTTTTCTATGAGGGAAAATAGGTGGAGAAATATTGAATTTGGTCATGatcctttatttattttaaacCTAGGAGTGTTTGTTAGTGACAAATTATATTGGAAAGCTTATAGTAAACAAGCTGGTTATTTACTCGTTAGCTTTGATTTAGCGGTGGAGAGGTTTGACATAATTAACATGGACTGGGATAAGTCCGACTTTTTAGGAGTTATGAGAGGGTGTTTGAGCAAGTGCAACTACAGTGAGACATTTACGGGTGATAAGTTACTCCACCTCATGGAACCTCCGGTAATAGTGAAATCTATTACTTTACCAAAGGGGTTGAAATTAGACATGGTCTCTCAAATGATCGGGTTTACAAAGACGGACAAGTTTTTTGTGACGGGATCATTGAGTGACGAGACAGGGGATTTCCCATGTAGAACACTGGGAATAGTTGACACATGTACGGAACCTATGCAATACAGAATGCTTTTGTGCTTCAATGATGAGTTGATTAAGATTGTCAGATATGTTCCAAGCCTTGTTTCGCCCTTTCCTATTGACAAACCTTCAGAGGCATAG